cttgttgaatgatcagtggcctgcacagccttcgacctgtgtatctgaaaagagtatgtgtatgtattgccgcaaccaagtaaaagtttatcgattggataggagggatatgatacagggatacaacggaggaaacatcatcaaacgttgacatcggcgtttctgaggaacaggtatagatgaagcagaagatcagggtcacggctacctaagatatcccggacggggatatccgattgtctgcctagtgccctcaatgctatgaaagctgagagcgggcagtaGTGCGGGACTACGTAAGTAACAAAAGCCCATACAATTCTCAACAAGTTATCCATACATCTGAAGATGAAGTTTCTCtatcaacaacttttttatgttgtCTCCGAAAACACtacaactaaattaattttgtttaaagtcaagatagcgatgtagtgtattcgacaatgtttCAGATCTTAttcaaatataaacttttgtcgaagacgtcaactttctatcttttatagtttctggaatatatggcatttttatATGGACACTTCTGAAAAAAGGTATCACATTGTTGTATGTAAATTCCCATTTTTGACTTGTTCTTGACCTGTTTCTAAGTagaaagtttgcagaacatgtcgATCGCGATaacttacacacaaaaatggtgCGAGTTAAAAGTTAGTAccctctgtccaacttctataaatccaccctgattctatttcgttgcaacacaaacagttagaatttcaacaagatacattcattcattgtagactgcttagaataaagtatatttaacgccaATTCCGtttaaaagagttgtttgtttatttattttgcttaaatatgataatttcagctgtccagtttctataagaccacttcaacaTTCATAAGTatgagtattatcaatgaaaaattcaaaacgataggcTGATTTCCATGTCAATAATAGGtgaccttgccatttcgactaatgaccttgaaaattcgtgttggaatactatttaccaaattctgctgaacggatttttcgatgtttttccatttttccgaaattatgACCTTCAGTTCTTCAAtcatggtgtaccgttttccctcagtgtagattttgcgtacaaggatcctccCTAAGATTTTTAACAGGATTCCAGTCTGGAGAGCGatccggccagtccaaaaaattaggtttttggtccttaatccattgcttagttttctTGCTGGTTTGAAtagaagcattgttttgctggaatgtgaattttttgtgacaatatccacgcaaaaacggtaggagagaggattgcagaacatgtgtgtaatccttaaatgatgtgaaagctattttgagctttccggttgcgcagaatcccgcccaaaccatgcacgagcctccaccataattcctggttgaaaaatactgttccttcttccgtaaatcgcaccagtacccgttgaaaccatgacGACCAttgaacctgttctagctatttcccactTATCCcgatcagagagcttcgatttacgtggagctctctccttcttaccgtatccttgaggattcgtcaaataattgagcactacttgatgggatcgtccaatccgacgagaagtTTATCTGATACCAacgttttcttggtgaaatgcatcgatttgtctctctTCCTTCTCCGTGATGACTttccccttcggcattttccagattttattgatcaaaacaactaaaacaacggaaatgtaaatagaaacaatctagattaatataattttttaggataaaattaataataacacattaaaaattatttacttttaagttttccaaaatgttattaaaattcactaatttagttgtactatatcctgtacaaaattttctcatctttcaaatgaaagcatcaaaatcgtcttccgtagcgtatttttttatgtagagtcagtttgaagcaacagagtcaaaaaacaaaaaaaaagttctgtaactctgttattgttgaaattcgattttttgcgTAGGAGGAttgtttttcatcaaatatgatagtCTATCACaccctgagagaatctggataagtttttttttcatgtgaaaaagctgtttttgactttaaggggatgaatccaaaatcaaattcctcttttaatttcaaaaaacgaaaaatacatgcaaaaaaaattaagaaaaaaatagtttttactcgattatccggaggatttgattatccggagtgaaaaaaaatcaatactccggacaatcgagttcgacctgtacttcaattcaaccgacttcgtacatatctctggaaactcagaaaaattgagtggttctatagttgtggaaCGCAGTGTAGGTGTGGtccaaaacaaatatttaattGACGAAGACGAAATTCCTCTATCCACCTTGTTTACGATTCCTGATCCTGAGAATCGAATAGTGGTGCCGGAGCTCAAAGGCTAGAAGATATACCACACTCAACTTTATGACAGCTAAATCATTAGCATAGTGAATGGACAATCAGAAATGGATGAAGATACCGATGATGAGAAAGATGATgatacaaaacaaaatgaatGGAAACATGTATCAACCGGAAACAGCAGTTCTGATAACGTCAACAAAATGCAATCCACACCGCATTGCAATTAAAAATTCGAGTCATACGATAGAATTGGCAGAACAAAACAACTTAGATTTGGCCCATGTACTGTCTTTaagaaaaatacatgaaattggcATGATAAAAACACtgcaaaaataattttgttataTTATGTTATATTATGTTGTTTTGTATGTCaacataaaataatatttaaatctTAAATATTGGCGAAAAAAAGAttttccatttaaaaaaaaatatcacgttCCCATTGTAtcacaagaatttttttttagcgTGATAAAGCCGAGACGTTACTGTATTTGATTGATTGGCAACAAATTTGTCGAACATTATATTTTAAGCCGACCTCTGGATTTTGagctacgattttttgaaagaatggtCAATGATTTAGAAtatggtttttgaaaaaatcagtttaaattgatcatatgataatgaaacttgtttttttagatagtttccatcataagcataatgttaaaaaaaaaagaagagggtcgggtcagcggtcggctgatttggcgtggaattgctttaCTGATACATATACAGAACTTGTTCTCACATGTACTTTTCTTTTCGATAAATTGCTCAAAAACAACATATTAGCAACATTTTGCTTACAGAACTACGAGCGCCCCTTTGTCAAATAGTGCCGAAACGAAactgtgataacgaaaaatgcaATCTAGGTTAAATCCCTGCACCACACAGGTGTTTGACATTTAGCTCGGCTTCAGACATCTTCTTTCTTCGGATGATTaattcaaaattgttttttgtgcgCTTTCTGCCTCCtaatattatttaattttttattttcgtccCAGTGCGAATGTAGTCCTACCGAAAGAAAATCAGCGCGATTAGCTCCCGAGCGCTTTTGTAAGAAATTTTCCTATCGGGGGCGTATGCAGTTGAGAAACCATGCGTTTTGAGAAATGATGACCCTATACAATATATAAACGGCTCGATGAGTCTGGTTAACTATCACTATCTGTTGAGCAGACCCCGAACATAATTGAGAGACCTCCGAGTGGTGCTCAGTTGGCTTCGAAACGAATTGTGTTGCTGATTAATTTGATCCGATTCTAATACTGTCACAACAATGATGTTGAGAGTCAGCGTGGTAAGTGTAAATGATGTACCAAAAATGAGAGAAATCTGTATAACAATCAATGAAAATtcgtaaatttttcaattttgttaacTAGTCAATACACACAAGTCAGTGTAATCAACTAATGTTTTGTTACTTCCGATGTCGAATTAGAgtttttcaatattgaaaaaatgaCGTTATTCCGTTGTTCCTAACATGGCATTTCTTCATGTATGTTCCATTACAGATTTCATTGCTGGTGATGGCAGGTGCAGCTATTGCAGAGCCACCTGTTGACGGCTACTCATATCCAAAACCTACCGTCGGCACTAGCTTCGGTGAGAAAATCGAAGGAGGCGGTTCTGGTGGAGCTGGTGCTGGCGGAGGCAGTGCTGGTGGCTTCGGTGGTGGTGCAAGTCAGTCCATCAACTCTGGAAAGATATATGTTTTAGCCACCAGTGGTGGTTCCAGCGGAGGAATTAATACCGCATCTGGTGGCGGATTATCTGGAGGTGCAATCTCCGGCGGGGGTTTCCGAGGACTTTCGGGAGGTGTATCTGGATCTACTGTTGGAGGAGTATCCGGGGGCGCCGGTAATGTGCTTCTCATCACTACCAGCGGCGCCGGGATAAGCGGCGGCTCCGGAGCAGGACTGTCCGGAGGCTTCAACGAAGGTCTTTCCAGCGGTTCGGGTGCTGAGCTTTCTGGAGGAGTGTCCAGTGTTGCCGGTAAGGTATTCATCATTGCTACCGGAGGAGGATCTGCCGGTGGAATTAGTGGAGGACTAGGTGGAGAAATTGGCGAACAATTCGGTGCAGGAATCGGAGGAGGAACTGGGGGAGGATTCGCTGGTAGTTCATCAAGTGGAGGTCTTTCCGGTGGATCCGGAAAAGTGTTCATTATTAAAACCAATGGAGGGACTACTGGAGGAGTAAGTGGAACAATCGATGCAGAAGTTAGCGGAGGGAATGCTGGAGAAATCGGTGGAGGAATCGGTGGAGGAATCGGTGGAAGCATTGGTGGAGGATTTTCAGGTGGTGCGTCAAGCGGTGTATCCGGGAAGGTGATTATCATTAATACTAATGGAGGATCGACCGGTGGAATAAACGGTGGAATTGGCGGAGGAACCGGTGGAGGCATTGGCAGTGGAATCGATGGAGGAAACGACGGAGGCCTTGGTGGTGGATTTTCAGGCAGCGCATCCAGCGGAGGACTCTCTGGTGGATCTGCGAGACTGTTTATCATTAATACCAATGGTGGAGCGACTGGTGGAATTAGCGGTGGAATCGAGGGAGGATTTGGTGGAGGGATCGGTGGAGGAATTGGTGGAGGTGTTACCGATGGAGCTAGTACTGGTACAGGAGTGTCTGGTGGAAATGTACTTATAATCAGAACAAGTAGCACATCTAGCGGCGGAATTGGTGGATCCAACGGCGAAGGCATTGGTGGAGGGATCGGTGGATCGGCTGGTAATGATGTCGTATATTCCGGCGGTTTTACCAATGGGGCTTCAACTGGAGGATCATCAGGAGGTGCTGGCAAAGTTTTCGTTATAACAACAGCTGGTTCTTCTGGTGGAGGAATAGGTGCTTCTTCTATTGGAGGAATAGGAGGAGGAATTGGTGGAGGAATCGGCGCTAGTAGTAGTGCGGGATCATTCGGCGGTTTGTCCGGTGCATCAAACGGTGAGATTTCCAATAGCGCTGCAAAGGTAATTATCATTAGAACCGGGAGCGCGTCGAACGCGGGTATCGGTGGAAGAATCGGCGGGGGCATCGGTGGAGCCATTGGCGCAAGTGAAGCAATCGGAGGAGGAATTGCCGGTGGTCTTTCTGGAGGGCTTTCCAGTGGTACTGGAAATGTTTTCATAATCAGAACCGGCGGATCGTCTAGTGGAGGAATTGGCGGAGGAACTGGTGGAGCAGGTGGTTTCTCAAGTGCATCAAGTCTTTCCGGTGGTATTGGTGGTACCATCAGGCATGATTGTGAATCCAGCGGGGGATTGAGTGGTGAAATCAGTGGTACATCCAGTGGTTCCGGTGGCTTGCTTGGAAACCTAGCGGCCGGAGCTGGAAATAAAATTTCAGTTGGTTCTGGTAAAGTAATTTTAATTACCCAACGAGGCAGCTCCAACGGAGGTGGAATATCAACTTCTAGCGTCTCTGGAGGGCTGTCAGAATCAGCGGCTGCCGCTGGAACAGCTGATGATATCAGACCACCTGCTCAAGCTGCTGAAATTTCAAGTTATGCCGCTGCCGCTCCCTCCTATACTGGACGGCAACGACCTATTTACGGACCGCCTCGACGTCGCTGAACCAAATATTATGATTAGTCGCTTAGTACGAACTTAGACTCGATGTCTTTGTATATTATTGGAAGGTTTGTGTAAATAAATAGCTGAATGTTAGCTCTATTAATAAATACTGAAATATAGGTAGACGTATATAGGCTAAACATGTATTTGTAGCATTGAAATCatcttgtatgaaatttttcgtCGACAAATATAGaataatgtttttaataaaataaatcataagttatttttattttgagaacaATTTATCCTGTTTCGTTGTGGATTGGAATTCTATAAAGCAGACCGGTTCTACATCTCTTAAAAAGGTGACAacccttttgttttttttgtgtcatcGGCAGTCACCGAGAAAGGATTTAAAGCATCATTTTGACACTTCATTCGTGAAACACGATTAAGAACTAAGTATTACGTATTTTGATTCGATCCAGGTTACCAATTAGTTAACTAATCAATGAATGCAACGAAAGAATGAAACAatcttagatttcatttttCGTATTACGAAACAGTTCCGAaatatactacatgggctgaaaagtcgcGGGATTTGGAAttaaacaatcgttttttgagcaaagctgtatttatttattcctcaacatagttcccttcgagggcaataaacttggtatagcgagtttccaacatttcgattccctttctgtagtatgAAACGTCTAAGTTTTCGAAATATGCTCCAGTGCCACTCTGCAAACCGCCTATTGGACCCAGGAGTGTAGTTATGGATCCATATTTCATCCAttatcacaaaacgtcgaaataaGTCCACTCGATAACGATGTTGTATAAAAAGTAAAATTATTTCGCTTATccttttttgatgatgaatactCCAATAACTAACAATCGCACCGTAAATCGAAAGGCGGATTTGGAAACTCCAATATATTCTGTAAACCgtttttttgtaaaatgttCGAAAACAGAACAGCTCGAACGAAAGATGCTCAAACGAAACAGGAAATGGGATTTGCCAAGTCAAATGATCAAagtatttcgaatcgatcgaaataaaGAATATGAGTGAAGGTTTCTGGAGTTGTCCATTACTTCCGCACAATTTTTGTCAGAGATTTATgtcagagaatcagttcaattcaattttcgcctcaacgaagttattgatggaaactggtttttgggcattacagttgaacgtggcatgaagatgggtacCATGGTGTTTTGTATCACTCTCCAAGCTCAAGTGACCaacgttttgttgaaattttagaaaattggcTAGAAATGTTCCTTGATTACAGCATATTAAGTATATtggctggtgatttcaatatcaatTGGCGAGATAACCATAATTCAAACCATTTAAAGCGTTTAgcagattttttcaatttaaaacaaacagtaaatgattttacgcgtatttccaggcacagtgaaactttaattgatcatgtttattccaattttgatacaGTTTGCTCTGTCActgatacaaatttaaaaataaccgatcatgagaccttAGTTATTAATGTAGTAGATAATTTCGTTAATAACGATGATTTTGggaaattaaagtgctggaggaaatattcgaaacatgccGTCTCGAATCTTGTGTTGAGAAgcttggattttccattcgggaCGAGTAATTTAGATAAAtcagcagctgttctaactgATGTCTTGAAAACGTGTACCAATCGATTAGTTACGCAAAAGTTTGTATgtgtgaaaaactcgaacagctggtacaatttggatcttttgcgTCTCAAACGTAAGAGAGACAGGTGGTACAATAAATTTCGTAGAACtaataatgaaaatcattggaatatgtacacgaaCGCGCGCAACAGATATTCACAATCtgttaagaaaactcgttgtgaatatattcagaggaagattgatcagcatcaaagcaacagcaaagagttatggaaaatgTTTGAAATCCCTTTTGAAACCTAATAATAGCAAACCGCGatccataacttttaatggcacacttgaacagtctgaacagatAATAGCTTCTAaatttaacgattattttgtcaatagtgtttcattgatcaatcaatgatgaaatgatgaaataaaacagccgattaatagtaattgtagttttgaaagttttcacccaattacattaaatgaacttagaactatttgcttttctttaggaaaaacggctggagtagatagtgttaatgctagagttattcaagattgctttcatgttattgactacatcttgctggaccttatcaATAAATCTTTACTAACTGGGCATGTACCTCAGGTGTGGAAAGAATCCCTGATAGTccctattcaaaaggttgctggaacggttaaagccgaagagtttcgtcccatcaacatgttgcacacatcagagaaaatattggaattagttgttaaaggccagctgttggaatatttaaatcataacactttgctaataccagaacaatcgggatatcgggaaggtcattcctgtgaaaccgcattgaacttggtgttagcaaaatggaaagataatttagaatgtaaagagaccatcattgctgttttcttggatctaaaacgcgctttcgagacaatttctaggcccttgttgttgaacacgattaagcgctttggaattacgagtactgcatataaatggtttgaaagttatttgtatgacagaactcaacggactatttttaaggaTTTCATTTCCAgccccgtagggaataatcttggagtacctcatggaagtgtattagggcccattttatttattatgtacattaatgacatgcgacgagtttta
The Toxorhynchites rutilus septentrionalis strain SRP chromosome 2, ASM2978413v1, whole genome shotgun sequence genome window above contains:
- the LOC129765937 gene encoding uncharacterized protein LOC129765937, with the protein product MMLRVSVISLLVMAGAAIAEPPVDGYSYPKPTVGTSFGEKIEGGGSGGAGAGGGSAGGFGGGASQSINSGKIYVLATSGGSSGGINTASGGGLSGGAISGGGFRGLSGGVSGSTVGGVSGGAGNVLLITTSGAGISGGSGAGLSGGFNEGLSSGSGAELSGGVSSVAGKVFIIATGGGSAGGISGGLGGEIGEQFGAGIGGGTGGGFAGSSSSGGLSGGSGKVFIIKTNGGTTGGVSGTIDAEVSGGNAGEIGGGIGGGIGGSIGGGFSGGASSGVSGKVIIINTNGGSTGGINGGIGGGTGGGIGSGIDGGNDGGLGGGFSGSASSGGLSGGSARLFIINTNGGATGGISGGIEGGFGGGIGGGIGGGVTDGASTGTGVSGGNVLIIRTSSTSSGGIGGSNGEGIGGGIGGSAGNDVVYSGGFTNGASTGGSSGGAGKVFVITTAGSSGGGIGASSIGGIGGGIGGGIGASSSAGSFGGLSGASNGEISNSAAKVIIIRTGSASNAGIGGRIGGGIGGAIGASEAIGGGIAGGLSGGLSSGTGNVFIIRTGGSSSGGIGGGTGGAGGFSSASSLSGGIGGTIRHDCESSGGLSGEISGTSSGSGGLLGNLAAGAGNKISVGSGKVILITQRGSSNGGGISTSSVSGGLSESAAAAGTADDIRPPAQAAEISSYAAAAPSYTGRQRPIYGPPRRR